One Nostoc punctiforme PCC 73102 DNA window includes the following coding sequences:
- a CDS encoding GAF domain-containing protein has translation MTGEFQSFLSLIDNEATGKCLEEIIEAITLKITHLLQAERSTIFIVDDTSGNLWSEIIQSNRKKILKVGITAHFGVAAHVAATRECLNIPIALQDYRYSPAIDEQTGYQTRNILCLPILNSQSKVLAISQVLNKIGNNCFDRKDEQLLGEFSQQISAIFDMWCHLQKLHKTSISGKY, from the coding sequence GTGACAGGAGAATTTCAAAGTTTTTTAAGCTTAATCGATAATGAAGCTACAGGAAAGTGTTTAGAAGAAATTATCGAGGCAATAACTTTGAAAATTACACATTTATTACAAGCCGAGCGAAGCACTATTTTTATAGTAGATGATACTTCTGGAAACTTGTGGTCAGAAATTATTCAGAGTAATCGCAAAAAAATTTTAAAAGTTGGCATAACTGCTCATTTTGGTGTTGCTGCTCATGTGGCAGCAACTAGAGAATGCTTGAATATTCCCATAGCTTTGCAAGATTACCGCTATAGCCCAGCAATTGACGAACAAACTGGATATCAAACTCGAAATATTTTATGCTTACCAATTTTAAATAGTCAAAGTAAAGTCTTGGCAATTTCACAAGTTTTAAATAAGATTGGTAATAACTGTTTCGATCGTAAAGACGAGCAGCTATTAGGTGAATTCTCTCAACAGATTTCAGCTATTTTTGATATGTGGTGTCATTTACAAAAATTACATAAAACCTCAATAAGTGGTAAATATTAA
- a CDS encoding fatty acyl-AMP ligase: MIICPDLASEKFATLIELLRFRAFSQPDEIAYTFLLEGEKDTVNLTYAQLDKQAQTIAAYLQFKEQVLLLYPPGLEYIAAFFGCLYAGAIAVPAYPPRPNRSLQRLQSIVADAEASIVLTNTAVLSNLERQLAELPDLRALNWLTTDSTDNNLANKWQQPEIDSDSLAFLQYTSGSTGTPKGVMVSHGNLLHNQKMIQAGFQNTEKTIIVGWLPLYHDMGLIGNVLQPLYLGVRCILMSPVAFLQRPIRWLEAISRYQGTTSGGPNFAFDLCMRKVTPQQLSALDLSSWNVAFNGAEPVRVETIEKFSSTFASCGFRKEAFYPCYGMAETTLFVSGGIKTDAPVYITVREDELAQNRIVLAQGTEGTRTLVGCGQTYINQEIAIANPETLIRCAADEVGEIWVAGSSITQGYWNRLELTEQVFRANLADSKKQFFRTGDLGFLHNGELFITGRLKDLIIIHGRNHYPQDIEMTVADSHEALILGAGAAFTIDSKGEERLAIVQEIDRHYRNLDNDAVTEVIRTAIAQQHELQVHAIALIKMGSICKTSSGKIQRHACRNAFINGTLELWGKNK, from the coding sequence ATGATTATTTGCCCGGATTTGGCTTCAGAAAAATTTGCAACATTAATTGAACTGCTCCGCTTTAGAGCATTTTCGCAACCCGACGAAATAGCTTATACATTTTTACTAGAGGGTGAAAAAGATACAGTTAACTTAACTTATGCACAATTAGATAAACAAGCTCAAACTATTGCCGCTTATTTGCAATTCAAAGAGCAAGTTCTGCTGTTGTATCCACCGGGCTTAGAGTATATTGCAGCTTTCTTCGGATGTCTGTATGCTGGTGCGATCGCAGTTCCAGCTTATCCACCTCGTCCAAATCGCTCTTTACAACGACTTCAGTCAATTGTTGCTGATGCAGAGGCTAGTATAGTACTGACGAATACGGCTGTTCTCTCAAATTTAGAGCGACAGTTAGCGGAATTACCTGATTTAAGAGCATTAAATTGGCTAACTACTGATAGTACTGATAATAATTTAGCCAACAAATGGCAGCAGCCAGAAATAGATAGCGATTCCCTAGCATTTTTGCAATACACATCAGGTTCTACGGGTACACCCAAGGGAGTAATGGTTAGTCATGGAAATTTACTCCACAATCAAAAGATGATTCAGGCAGGTTTTCAAAATACAGAGAAAACCATTATTGTTGGCTGGTTGCCCTTATATCATGATATGGGTTTAATTGGTAATGTACTGCAACCTTTGTACTTGGGTGTTCGCTGTATTCTCATGTCTCCAGTTGCTTTTCTGCAACGTCCAATTCGCTGGCTAGAAGCAATTTCCCGCTACCAGGGTACTACCAGTGGTGGCCCTAATTTTGCTTTTGACTTGTGTATGCGAAAAGTGACTCCTCAACAACTATCTGCTCTCGATTTAAGCAGTTGGAATGTAGCTTTTAATGGAGCAGAACCTGTACGTGTAGAAACGATTGAAAAGTTTTCATCCACCTTTGCATCCTGTGGTTTCCGAAAAGAAGCTTTTTATCCTTGTTATGGGATGGCAGAAACAACTTTATTTGTTTCTGGTGGAATAAAAACAGATGCACCCGTTTACATCACAGTTCGAGAAGATGAATTAGCGCAAAACCGCATCGTTTTAGCACAAGGAACCGAAGGAACTCGAACTTTGGTCGGTTGTGGGCAGACTTACATTAATCAAGAAATTGCGATCGCAAATCCTGAAACTTTAATTCGCTGTGCTGCTGATGAAGTTGGCGAAATCTGGGTTGCGGGTTCGAGTATTACTCAAGGTTACTGGAATCGTCTCGAACTAACCGAGCAAGTATTTCGGGCTAATCTTGCTGACTCGAAAAAACAGTTTTTCCGCACGGGAGACTTGGGGTTCCTGCATAATGGTGAATTATTTATTACTGGTCGTCTAAAGGATTTAATTATTATTCACGGTCGCAACCATTATCCTCAAGACATTGAGATGACTGTAGCCGATAGTCACGAGGCATTAATACTCGGAGCCGGGGCAGCTTTTACAATTGATAGCAAAGGGGAAGAAAGATTAGCGATTGTACAAGAAATAGACCGTCATTACAGAAACTTAGATAATGATGCTGTTACCGAAGTGATTAGGACTGCGATCGCACAGCAGCATGAATTACAAGTCCATGCGATCGCACTGATAAAAATGGGTAGTATTTGCAAAACGTCGAGTGGCAAAATTCAGCGTCATGCCTGCCGAAATGCTTTTATTAACGGAACCCTAGAGTTATGGGGTAAAAATAAATAA